Proteins encoded within one genomic window of Dyadobacter chenhuakuii:
- a CDS encoding heavy metal-binding domain-containing protein → MLVTTTPNIEGKKIIKYIGLVNGEAIIGANFFKDFLAGIRDVVGGRSGSYEQGLREAKSIAIREMMDQAQRLGANAVIGVDIDLETIGGNSSMLMVSANGTAVCFE, encoded by the coding sequence ATGCTTGTTACTACTACTCCGAACATTGAAGGCAAAAAAATCATTAAGTACATTGGTTTGGTAAATGGTGAAGCCATTATCGGCGCCAACTTTTTCAAAGATTTTCTGGCCGGGATCCGGGATGTGGTAGGCGGTCGCTCGGGCTCTTATGAGCAGGGCCTGCGGGAGGCTAAAAGCATTGCTATTCGTGAAATGATGGATCAGGCGCAAAGATTAGGCGCTAACGCGGTGATTGGTGTCGACATTGATCTGGAAACCATTGGTGGAAACAGCTCGATGCTGATGGTAAGCGCAAACGGCACCGCAGTTTGCTTTGAGTAA
- a CDS encoding nitroreductase family protein produces the protein MEQTVEAVNQVIRNRRSIFPPSYIEKDIPEDVLMTILENANYAPTHKLTEPWRFVVYKGESLNKLAGFFTERYRTVTPPESFSQARYDAAGEKVLKSNVVVLICAELHPDKLPEWEETASVACAVQNMWLTATAYGIGSYWSSPGVLDLLAKFAGIPENQKCLGLYFMGYHDAPEAPARRTPMENKITWA, from the coding sequence ATGGAACAAACAGTTGAGGCAGTTAATCAGGTAATCCGTAACCGACGCAGTATTTTTCCGCCCAGTTATATCGAAAAAGACATTCCCGAAGACGTCCTGATGACGATCCTTGAAAATGCAAATTACGCCCCAACCCATAAATTGACAGAGCCCTGGCGTTTTGTAGTTTATAAAGGCGAGAGCCTGAACAAGCTTGCAGGATTTTTCACGGAAAGATATCGCACAGTGACGCCTCCCGAATCATTTTCACAGGCAAGATATGACGCAGCAGGCGAGAAAGTGCTTAAATCCAATGTCGTGGTGCTGATCTGTGCCGAACTGCATCCGGATAAGCTTCCGGAATGGGAAGAGACTGCTTCTGTGGCTTGCGCAGTGCAAAATATGTGGCTTACAGCAACAGCTTATGGCATTGGTTCTTATTGGAGCAGCCCGGGCGTGCTCGACCTTCTGGCCAAATTTGCTGGCATCCCCGAAAATCAGAAATGTCTTGGATTGTATTTCATGGGTTACCACGATGCACCGGAAGCGCCGGCCCGTCGCACGCCTATGGAAAACAAGATTACCTGGGCATAA
- a CDS encoding ABC transporter ATP-binding protein — MKKDKITLRAQSLTKSFGVKPVLSNIDLQLNAGEWLGILGESGSGKSTLLRILGRFQDAEEGKVFFKEEQLKPVSGELIPGHESIKLIHQEFELFPNQTVEENIAYSLRFYNADYRKEKVAELLSITGLESVKSQKAKLLSGGEKQRTAIAKALAEQPDVLLLDEPFAHLDNHNRRVLASAIETMRKEQRMSCVFVTHEAADALAWSDRIAVLREGKIIQTGTPQEVYNQPVDSYVAELTGDINWLAGDVNSKQFYIRPEKIKPTKNPEKSRWQGKVEAIRFHGNHWEIRCVNAKKEKLSFYRNRMDMEVGQVVHLTYASKDLKRI, encoded by the coding sequence ATGAAGAAAGACAAAATTACCCTTCGCGCGCAATCCCTTACGAAAAGCTTTGGCGTAAAGCCGGTTCTGTCCAACATTGATTTACAACTCAATGCGGGCGAATGGCTTGGTATATTGGGCGAAAGCGGGTCGGGTAAAAGCACCTTACTCCGTATCCTGGGACGTTTTCAGGATGCGGAGGAAGGTAAAGTCTTTTTCAAAGAAGAGCAATTAAAACCGGTGAGCGGCGAGCTCATTCCCGGCCACGAATCCATCAAGCTCATCCACCAGGAATTTGAGCTTTTCCCTAATCAGACCGTTGAGGAGAACATTGCGTACTCGCTGCGATTTTATAATGCAGATTATAGAAAGGAAAAGGTAGCTGAACTGCTTTCCATCACGGGTTTGGAATCTGTAAAAAGTCAAAAAGCCAAGCTGCTGTCCGGCGGTGAGAAACAGCGGACTGCGATTGCAAAAGCATTGGCTGAGCAGCCGGATGTCTTGCTTCTCGACGAGCCGTTTGCGCACCTGGACAATCACAACCGCCGCGTGTTGGCCAGCGCCATTGAAACCATGCGGAAAGAGCAGAGAATGTCCTGTGTGTTCGTTACGCACGAAGCCGCAGATGCCCTGGCCTGGTCGGACCGGATTGCGGTGCTCCGCGAAGGTAAAATTATTCAGACGGGAACACCACAGGAGGTCTATAACCAGCCGGTTGACAGTTATGTAGCTGAGCTGACAGGCGATATAAATTGGCTTGCCGGCGATGTAAATTCCAAGCAATTTTATATCCGCCCGGAGAAAATCAAGCCTACAAAAAATCCGGAAAAGAGCAGATGGCAGGGGAAAGTGGAGGCGATCCGGTTCCACGGAAATCATTGGGAAATCCGCTGTGTTAATGCCAAAAAGGAGAAATTATCCTTTTACAGAAACAGAATGGACATGGAAGTAGGGCAGGTGGTGCATTTAACTTATGCATCCAAAGATCTGAAACGCATCTGA
- a CDS encoding DUF5686 and carboxypeptidase-like regulatory domain-containing protein, whose protein sequence is MRNWNEGNDSAHAPIQTYSLKKTLLCLLLFALVCTTNSFSQTTYTIKGKITDATTGDAIPFANVGIKASLAGATTNFDGFYQITFTPPADSVIVTYVGYESKSKPIKPDLTEQTIDIQLSPGTLQLKEVRIFAGENPAYAIMRKIVAGKDKNNTDQLDAYEYESYNKIQIDIDNLSDKFRNRKSVKKMTHIVDKYDEVKGENGETIIPIFISESVSDVYYRRNPKKKKEIINKTKVSGVGLTDGSLVSQLIGSSFQQYNFYNNWLNILDKDFVSPIADSWKVYYEYYLSDSVKNGDQYDYQIDFEPKHEQDLAFIGSFWVDGETYALTQMDVSVGKRANLNFIEKIKVQQSYEFFEEQNEWVTSKTRVLIDVDEPTKQTAGMLLKFYSANSKYKINSPRDPKFYDTAIELKEDYMQHDSAYWQKSRPESLSANELLSFQLVDSLKMLPVVKTYTEILNILVNGYKRIDKWNIDIGPYLYLYANNKVEGHRFRLGFKTDPGFSRKWIFSGYGAYGTKDKAFKYGAGMDYIIDRQPWTMAGISYSKDLERLGVSAETIGPNTLFGAFSRFGAFRRAYWQEDISAYFKRELVKGLTGSIQIRHRDFRPLFPFTYKTNPEAGIESPVKSTFDITEINLETRLASKETFLQNDNERISMGNGNSPAFTLRYTLGIKNFLGGDFNYNKFSFNIKQSFRFGVIGRTYYNVTFGLIPSTLPYPLLYTPLGNESLFYVDNAFNLMRYFEFMSDRYVALRVEHNFEGFLLNRIPAIRKLKLRMLATGRVFYGSVSDANLSLSTTTDESGNEIQAFNKLKDRPYIELGYGIDNIFKAGRIDFVHRLTYLSNPNVTPFAVKISFWFSL, encoded by the coding sequence ATGAGAAATTGGAATGAGGGAAATGATTCGGCACACGCACCGATCCAGACATATAGCTTGAAAAAAACATTACTTTGCCTGCTCCTATTTGCATTAGTTTGTACTACCAACTCTTTCTCGCAGACCACTTACACGATCAAAGGGAAGATAACGGACGCGACAACCGGTGACGCCATTCCTTTTGCTAATGTTGGCATAAAAGCCTCACTGGCAGGCGCTACAACTAATTTCGACGGCTTCTACCAAATCACTTTCACCCCTCCAGCGGACTCGGTCATTGTTACCTATGTAGGCTATGAGAGCAAAAGCAAACCGATCAAACCCGACCTCACTGAGCAAACCATTGACATACAACTTTCTCCGGGAACATTGCAGCTGAAAGAAGTCAGGATATTTGCCGGGGAAAATCCGGCTTATGCCATTATGCGTAAAATTGTTGCAGGGAAAGACAAAAACAACACAGACCAACTGGACGCTTACGAGTATGAAAGCTATAATAAGATTCAGATTGACATTGATAACCTGTCTGACAAATTCAGGAACAGGAAGTCTGTCAAGAAGATGACGCATATCGTTGATAAATATGATGAGGTGAAGGGAGAAAACGGTGAGACAATCATTCCAATTTTCATATCCGAATCAGTATCAGACGTTTATTATCGCCGTAATCCGAAGAAAAAGAAGGAGATCATTAATAAAACCAAAGTCTCCGGCGTAGGCCTCACCGACGGGAGCCTCGTCTCACAGTTGATCGGATCGTCCTTTCAGCAGTATAATTTTTATAATAACTGGCTGAATATCTTAGACAAAGACTTTGTTTCCCCCATTGCCGACAGCTGGAAGGTTTACTATGAATATTATCTGTCCGACAGTGTAAAAAACGGCGACCAGTATGATTATCAGATTGATTTTGAGCCTAAACACGAGCAGGACCTGGCATTCATAGGGTCGTTTTGGGTGGATGGCGAAACATATGCGCTGACACAAATGGACGTAAGTGTGGGCAAGCGCGCAAATTTGAATTTCATTGAAAAGATCAAGGTTCAGCAGTCCTACGAGTTTTTTGAAGAGCAAAACGAATGGGTAACGTCGAAAACGCGGGTGCTGATTGATGTAGATGAGCCTACAAAGCAGACTGCCGGCATGTTGTTGAAGTTTTATTCAGCCAATTCAAAATACAAGATCAATAGTCCGCGCGATCCCAAATTTTACGACACGGCCATTGAGCTGAAAGAGGATTACATGCAGCATGACTCGGCTTATTGGCAAAAAAGTCGCCCGGAATCGCTGAGTGCGAACGAGTTGCTTTCTTTCCAGCTTGTCGATTCACTGAAAATGCTGCCGGTGGTGAAAACTTACACCGAAATCCTGAATATCCTGGTAAACGGCTACAAGCGAATCGACAAATGGAACATTGACATTGGTCCTTATTTGTATTTGTATGCCAATAATAAGGTTGAAGGCCACCGGTTCAGGTTGGGTTTCAAAACGGATCCCGGATTCAGCAGGAAGTGGATTTTCAGTGGTTATGGTGCTTATGGAACGAAAGATAAGGCTTTCAAATATGGCGCGGGGATGGATTACATTATCGACCGGCAACCCTGGACGATGGCTGGCATCAGTTATTCCAAAGATCTGGAACGGCTTGGTGTTTCTGCGGAGACGATCGGGCCTAACACATTGTTCGGGGCATTTTCACGTTTCGGCGCTTTCCGCAGGGCCTATTGGCAGGAAGACATTTCTGCCTATTTCAAAAGGGAATTGGTGAAAGGATTAACCGGGAGCATCCAGATCCGCCACCGTGATTTCAGGCCGTTATTTCCTTTTACCTATAAAACAAATCCTGAGGCTGGCATTGAATCTCCGGTGAAAAGCACATTTGATATCACTGAGATAAACCTGGAAACGCGCCTCGCGAGCAAGGAGACTTTTTTGCAAAATGATAATGAGCGCATCAGCATGGGAAACGGCAATTCGCCCGCCTTTACATTGCGTTACACATTGGGAATCAAGAACTTCCTAGGTGGAGATTTTAATTATAATAAATTTTCCTTCAACATTAAGCAGAGTTTCCGCTTTGGCGTTATCGGCCGCACTTATTACAATGTGACATTCGGCCTCATTCCTTCCACATTGCCTTACCCATTGCTTTATACGCCGCTAGGGAACGAGTCGCTGTTTTATGTGGACAATGCATTTAACCTTATGCGATACTTCGAATTCATGAGCGACCGCTATGTTGCGTTGCGCGTTGAGCACAATTTCGAAGGCTTTTTATTGAACAGGATTCCCGCTATCCGCAAGCTGAAACTGCGCATGCTGGCAACAGGAAGGGTTTTCTATGGCAGTGTTTCGGATGCAAACTTGTCACTTTCGACAACGACGGATGAGTCGGGGAATGAAATTCAGGCATTTAATAAACTCAAAGACAGGCCTTACATTGAGCTTGGCTATGGCATTGACAATATTTTCAAGGCAGGCCGTATTGACTTTGTGCACAGACTTACTTACCTCAGCAATCCGAATGTGACGCCATTTGCAGTCAAGATTTCTTTCTGGTTCAGCCTGTAA
- a CDS encoding SanA/YdcF family protein, translating to MYNTRQYNYFSIENLPSNDVALVLGTSKKSEKGKENLFFKYRMEATARLFKEGKIKYIILSGNNDSQYYNEPLDMQRALLNLGIPENVMTLDYAGFRTFDSIIRCKEVFNQDNFTIISQNFHNARALYIAHNEGINAISFAAQDVPDGYSLRTLVREYLARPKAVLDVHILRPAADVTSNNEIRKK from the coding sequence GTGTATAATACAAGGCAGTACAATTATTTTTCAATCGAGAACCTGCCTTCCAATGACGTCGCGCTTGTGCTAGGGACGAGCAAGAAATCCGAGAAGGGGAAGGAAAATCTTTTTTTCAAATACCGGATGGAGGCGACCGCCCGGTTGTTTAAAGAGGGTAAAATCAAGTACATTATTCTGAGCGGAAACAATGATTCCCAATACTATAATGAACCGCTTGATATGCAAAGAGCGTTACTGAACCTGGGAATACCCGAGAACGTCATGACACTGGATTATGCTGGGTTCAGGACATTTGATTCGATCATTCGTTGCAAAGAGGTTTTTAATCAGGACAACTTCACGATCATTTCACAAAATTTCCATAATGCAAGGGCACTCTATATCGCTCATAATGAAGGCATTAATGCCATATCATTTGCAGCGCAGGATGTGCCGGACGGATATTCGCTCCGTACATTGGTGCGCGAGTATCTGGCAAGGCCGAAGGCTGTTCTGGACGTTCATATATTGCGTCCCGCGGCAGATGTTACCTCAAACAATGAGATAAGAAAAAAATGA
- a CDS encoding DNA gyrase/topoisomerase IV subunit A: MDENGATPDVEDSGLHDKLPISGLYESWFLDYASYVILERAVPAVEDGLKPVQRRIMHALNEMDDGRFNKVANVVGSSMQYHPHGDASIYDAIVNIGQKELLFDTQGNWGDIRTGDGAAAARYIEVRLSRFAKEIVFNDDTTEWQLSYDGRKREPVTLPVKFPLLLSLGVEGIAVGLSTKILPHNFCELIEASISILQGKEATIYPDFLTGGQIDISNYNDGHRGGKVRVRARIEEEDKKMLVIRDIPFGTTTTSIIDSIIKANDTGKIKIRKVVDNTAAEVEIQVHLAPGVSPDITMDALYAFTECEVSISPNACIIIADKPHFVGVTEILKYNTGQTVHLLQRELEIKRLALLEKILYGSLEKIFIENRIYRDIEECETFEAVIRTIDKGLEPYKPQFYREITDEDIVELTEIKIKRISKYDGYKADELMKKWQEELAETEDNLVHITRFAIEYYKDLLKKYGKGRGRKTEIRAFNQISANIVAANNQKLYVNRAEGFIGYGLKKDEFVTDCSDIDDIIVFKSDGRCLVTKIQEKVFVGKDIIHCAVFVKNDERMVYNLVYLDGKTGVSYIKRCQITAVTRDREYDLTQGTPKSKITYFTANENGEAEIIAVSLSAQSKAKVKQFDFNFADLLIKNRSAMGNILTKYPVRKIILKQAGRSTLGGVDMWFDPIIGRLNRDERGEYLGNFGPSDSILVIYKEGSYELTNFDLTNHYVSNEVVLVKKFDPKMAITALYYDGGQKNHFIKRFNIETSTRDKKFLFISDAKNSKLLLASTDKRPRLEVILPKTATKEQSKEEYVIEEMVDVRGWRAMGNKLPNDKFKDVRWLEPLPEPEEEAVIAEVPNEEVSDEDSATEDVGGEEIATEEVADGDIKEAEAAEQEDNAGDIPPADDKAKPETDDSKSETGEDAKSDTKPKKEPKKRKDEKNQLGLF; this comes from the coding sequence ATGGACGAAAACGGAGCTACGCCTGACGTAGAAGATAGCGGATTGCACGATAAACTGCCCATTTCGGGACTATATGAAAGTTGGTTTCTTGATTATGCATCTTATGTAATTCTGGAACGCGCGGTTCCAGCTGTAGAAGATGGCCTTAAGCCCGTTCAAAGGCGCATTATGCACGCGTTGAACGAGATGGACGACGGCCGTTTTAATAAAGTTGCCAATGTGGTAGGTTCTTCCATGCAATATCACCCGCACGGCGACGCCTCCATTTACGACGCCATTGTAAACATTGGCCAGAAAGAATTGCTTTTTGACACCCAGGGAAACTGGGGAGATATCCGCACGGGCGACGGGGCTGCTGCGGCGCGTTATATAGAAGTCCGTTTGTCGCGCTTTGCAAAGGAAATTGTTTTCAACGACGATACAACCGAATGGCAGCTTTCCTATGACGGCCGTAAGCGCGAGCCGGTAACATTGCCCGTTAAATTTCCGCTGCTCCTTTCCCTGGGCGTTGAAGGAATTGCGGTAGGCTTATCTACCAAAATTCTCCCGCACAACTTCTGCGAGCTGATCGAAGCGTCGATTAGCATTCTGCAAGGTAAGGAAGCTACCATTTACCCCGACTTCCTGACCGGCGGGCAAATTGACATTTCAAATTATAATGATGGTCACAGAGGCGGAAAAGTAAGGGTTCGGGCGCGGATCGAGGAAGAGGATAAGAAAATGCTTGTTATCCGCGATATTCCGTTCGGGACTACGACGACTTCCATCATTGATTCCATCATTAAGGCCAATGATACGGGGAAAATCAAGATCCGGAAAGTGGTCGATAACACGGCTGCAGAGGTGGAGATCCAGGTGCATCTGGCACCAGGTGTATCGCCCGACATTACGATGGACGCGCTTTATGCATTCACGGAATGTGAAGTTTCCATTTCGCCCAATGCCTGTATCATCATCGCCGACAAGCCGCATTTTGTTGGGGTAACCGAAATTTTAAAATACAACACGGGCCAGACGGTTCATTTGCTGCAACGCGAGCTTGAAATCAAGCGGTTAGCATTGCTGGAAAAGATCCTGTATGGTTCTCTGGAAAAAATATTCATTGAAAACCGCATTTACCGGGACATTGAAGAATGCGAAACTTTCGAGGCGGTAATCCGGACCATTGACAAAGGACTTGAACCCTACAAGCCGCAATTTTACCGAGAAATAACGGACGAAGACATTGTAGAGCTGACCGAGATCAAGATCAAGCGTATTTCAAAATACGATGGTTACAAGGCGGACGAGTTGATGAAAAAGTGGCAGGAAGAATTGGCTGAAACCGAGGATAACCTCGTGCATATCACCCGTTTTGCCATTGAATATTACAAAGACCTGCTCAAAAAATACGGCAAAGGCCGTGGCCGCAAAACCGAAATCCGGGCATTCAACCAGATCTCGGCGAACATTGTGGCAGCCAACAACCAAAAATTATATGTGAACCGAGCCGAAGGTTTTATCGGTTACGGGCTCAAAAAAGACGAATTCGTAACAGACTGCTCCGACATTGACGACATTATTGTTTTCAAATCCGACGGGAGATGTTTGGTTACGAAAATCCAAGAAAAGGTTTTCGTCGGGAAAGACATTATTCACTGTGCGGTTTTTGTCAAAAACGATGAGCGGATGGTTTATAACCTCGTGTATCTGGATGGCAAAACGGGCGTTTCCTACATTAAAAGATGCCAGATCACCGCAGTCACCCGCGATCGTGAGTACGACCTTACACAGGGCACGCCAAAATCCAAGATCACTTATTTCACAGCGAATGAAAACGGTGAAGCTGAAATCATTGCGGTGAGTTTATCGGCTCAGAGCAAAGCAAAAGTGAAGCAGTTTGACTTCAATTTTGCAGACTTGCTGATCAAGAACCGCAGTGCAATGGGAAACATTCTGACGAAATATCCTGTCAGGAAAATTATATTAAAACAGGCCGGCCGCTCTACATTAGGCGGCGTTGATATGTGGTTCGATCCGATTATCGGACGTCTGAACCGGGATGAACGAGGAGAATATTTAGGCAACTTCGGTCCCTCCGACAGCATTCTGGTTATTTATAAAGAAGGGTCTTACGAGCTTACGAACTTTGACCTGACCAATCATTACGTCTCTAATGAAGTGGTGTTGGTCAAAAAGTTTGATCCGAAAATGGCTATTACCGCATTGTACTATGACGGCGGCCAGAAAAACCATTTCATTAAACGATTTAACATTGAGACTTCGACGCGGGACAAGAAATTCTTGTTTATCAGCGACGCCAAAAACAGTAAGTTACTGCTGGCCAGCACCGATAAGCGCCCGAGATTGGAAGTTATCTTACCCAAAACAGCCACCAAGGAGCAATCAAAAGAAGAATATGTGATTGAAGAAATGGTCGATGTGCGCGGCTGGCGGGCAATGGGAAACAAGCTTCCTAACGACAAGTTCAAGGACGTTCGCTGGCTGGAACCGCTGCCAGAACCGGAGGAAGAAGCAGTTATAGCAGAAGTTCCTAATGAGGAGGTCTCGGATGAAGACAGCGCTACTGAGGACGTTGGGGGTGAGGAGATTGCCACTGAGGAAGTTGCAGATGGAGACATTAAGGAAGCGGAAGCTGCCGAACAAGAAGACAATGCGGGAGATATTCCGCCAGCGGACGATAAGGCAAAACCAGAGACGGACGACTCAAAATCTGAGACTGGCGAAGACGCAAAATCCGATACAAAGCCAAAAAAAGAGCCTAAAAAACGGAAGGATGAGAAAAACCAGCTGGGGCTTTTTTAA
- a CDS encoding NUDIX hydrolase, with product MATLGSFSLFVNALTQKLKYPLPGESAHRIMQASSKLRLTFKPNARTRKSAVLVLFYPYKDEIYFPLILRPAYDGVHSGQVAFPGGRFENTDENLIRTALREAQEEIGLRLNDVKILGVLTELFIPASNFYVLPVIAAMPYRPDFYPDPREVEDIFEIKLEEIYDIEIIGSSDIQVRGEQVHAPHYMVQGYKIWGATAMMISELLTVLNAPEGDPES from the coding sequence ATGGCCACTTTGGGATCTTTTTCCTTGTTTGTTAATGCACTCACTCAAAAACTGAAATATCCGCTGCCGGGGGAATCAGCGCACCGGATCATGCAGGCTTCTTCAAAGCTCCGACTGACTTTCAAACCCAACGCCCGCACCCGAAAAAGCGCCGTTCTGGTTTTATTCTATCCTTATAAAGACGAAATCTATTTCCCGCTGATCCTTCGCCCGGCCTACGACGGCGTACATTCCGGACAAGTGGCATTCCCTGGCGGACGATTTGAAAATACAGACGAAAACCTGATCCGCACCGCTTTGCGCGAAGCGCAGGAAGAAATCGGCTTACGCTTGAATGATGTCAAAATCCTGGGCGTTCTTACCGAATTATTTATCCCGGCGAGTAACTTTTACGTTCTCCCTGTGATTGCCGCAATGCCTTACCGCCCCGACTTTTATCCCGACCCGCGGGAGGTGGAAGATATTTTTGAGATCAAATTAGAAGAAATTTATGATATTGAAATTATCGGTTCCAGCGACATACAAGTCCGTGGCGAACAGGTTCATGCACCGCATTATATGGTGCAGGGATACAAAATCTGGGGTGCCACAGCGATGATGATCAGTGAGCTTTTGACTGTTCTGAACGCGCCGGAAGGTGACCCGGAAAGCTAG
- a CDS encoding DUF2442 domain-containing protein, with protein MKIKNVWFDDSNIYVVTESGHTIGNPLEWFARLKNASKEQRQNFEIGPEGNSLHWEEIDEDLSLESLFDFKRELHYAKI; from the coding sequence ATGAAAATTAAAAACGTATGGTTCGACGACTCGAATATTTATGTTGTTACGGAAAGCGGACATACCATTGGCAATCCACTTGAATGGTTTGCCAGGCTTAAAAATGCAAGCAAGGAACAACGCCAAAATTTTGAGATTGGCCCTGAGGGCAACAGCCTGCACTGGGAAGAAATTGACGAAGACCTGAGCCTGGAAAGTCTTTTCGATTTCAAGCGCGAGCTGCATTATGCCAAAATCTGA
- a CDS encoding DUF4160 domain-containing protein, which yields MPEIFRMFGMKFFFYSLEHLPIHIHVRNADGTAKFEINPVKLVESHGIKPKDLVLAEALVEENKELITEKWQQFHGE from the coding sequence ATGCCAGAGATTTTCAGAATGTTCGGGATGAAGTTTTTCTTTTACAGCCTTGAACATTTACCCATCCATATTCATGTCCGCAATGCGGACGGAACCGCCAAGTTTGAAATAAACCCGGTTAAACTGGTTGAAAGTCATGGCATTAAGCCTAAGGATCTCGTGCTTGCTGAGGCGCTCGTTGAAGAAAACAAAGAACTGATCACTGAAAAGTGGCAGCAGTTTCACGGCGAATGA
- a CDS encoding NAD(P)/FAD-dependent oxidoreductase gives MHQTLQLTLAPEIALDDENFRQHIIKKLRLRHNDTPIIRKTRQSIDARSRQVKVNVQAEVYVNETPPSLIGFQLDYPDVSKKPQALIIGCGPAGMFAALRLIELGIKPVIFERGKDVRARRRDLAAINKEHIVNPESNYCFGEGGAGTYSDGKLYTRSNKRGDIRRVLEIFVGHGASEQILIDTHPHIGTNKLPVVVSEMRESILKAGGEIHFDTKVTDFIIAKGELKGVITDDNKEHLGIGVILATGHSARDIYELLDAKKILIESKSFAMGVRIEHPQNTIDKIQYHCEKDRGPYLPAASYSLVTQTRYKGIQRGVFSFCMCPGGFIVPAATASGEVVVNGMSPSRRDSPYANSGIVVSIEEHDLLPFKEFGALAGLQYQKEIEQAACQFAGATQTAPAQLAVDFVKGKVSSQLRDTSYQPGLQSVDLREILPAEIAFPLSEALSDFGQKMRGYMSGDAQLIGVESRTSSPVRIPREQETCEHPELKGLFPCGEGAGYAGGIMSAAMDGERCAQQLAKLYANKKIQ, from the coding sequence ATGCACCAAACGCTTCAACTGACCCTGGCGCCCGAAATCGCGCTGGACGACGAGAATTTTCGTCAGCATATCATTAAAAAATTGCGGCTGCGTCACAACGACACGCCCATTATCCGCAAAACCCGCCAATCCATCGATGCCCGCAGCCGGCAAGTAAAAGTGAATGTGCAGGCAGAAGTTTATGTCAACGAAACGCCGCCTTCGCTGATCGGCTTCCAACTGGATTACCCCGATGTGAGCAAAAAGCCCCAGGCATTGATCATTGGCTGCGGTCCGGCAGGCATGTTTGCCGCATTACGGTTGATTGAGCTGGGCATTAAGCCGGTGATTTTTGAAAGGGGAAAAGATGTGCGCGCCAGACGCCGTGACCTGGCTGCTATTAATAAGGAGCACATTGTTAATCCTGAATCCAATTATTGCTTTGGCGAAGGCGGTGCCGGGACTTATTCGGATGGAAAGCTGTACACGCGTTCCAACAAGCGCGGTGACATTCGCCGGGTGTTGGAGATTTTTGTAGGCCACGGAGCCAGTGAGCAGATCCTCATCGACACACACCCGCACATCGGCACCAACAAGCTGCCAGTTGTCGTTTCCGAAATGCGCGAAAGCATATTGAAAGCCGGCGGCGAAATTCATTTTGACACAAAAGTAACCGACTTCATCATTGCCAAAGGTGAGTTAAAGGGTGTTATTACTGATGATAATAAGGAACATTTGGGCATTGGCGTGATCCTGGCAACGGGACATTCGGCCAGGGACATTTACGAGCTGCTGGATGCGAAAAAGATCCTCATTGAGAGCAAATCATTTGCGATGGGCGTTCGTATTGAGCACCCGCAAAACACCATTGATAAGATCCAGTATCATTGCGAGAAAGACCGTGGGCCATACTTGCCGGCTGCTTCATATAGTCTGGTAACTCAAACGCGCTACAAAGGCATTCAGCGAGGCGTTTTCTCCTTTTGCATGTGTCCGGGCGGGTTCATTGTGCCTGCGGCGACGGCTTCCGGGGAAGTGGTCGTAAATGGCATGTCGCCTTCCCGCCGTGATTCGCCATATGCCAATTCAGGGATTGTGGTTTCGATCGAAGAGCATGACCTTTTGCCGTTTAAAGAATTCGGTGCATTGGCTGGCTTGCAATATCAGAAGGAGATTGAGCAGGCAGCTTGCCAGTTTGCCGGTGCCACACAAACCGCTCCGGCTCAGCTGGCTGTGGATTTTGTAAAAGGAAAAGTTTCTTCGCAATTGCGTGACACATCTTACCAGCCGGGCTTGCAGTCTGTTGACCTGCGGGAGATTTTGCCAGCTGAAATTGCCTTTCCACTCAGCGAAGCACTTTCTGATTTTGGGCAAAAAATGAGAGGTTATATGTCTGGTGACGCGCAGTTGATTGGTGTTGAAAGCCGGACTTCCTCCCCCGTACGTATCCCCCGCGAACAGGAAACCTGCGAGCATCCTGAACTGAAAGGCTTGTTCCCTTGCGGCGAAGGAGCCGGTTACGCCGGGGGCATCATGTCGGCCGCCATGGACGGCGAACGCTGCGCCCAGCAACTCGCAAAATTATACGCCAACAAGAAAATCCAATAA